In Mycoplasma sp. OR1901, the following are encoded in one genomic region:
- the nagA gene encoding N-acetylglucosamine-6-phosphate deacetylase: protein MNKNIVKIENVKIINPEQTIENADVYLMDNNIYEIVEKEGEGENILIPGFIDTHIHGIYNQDVMDGTEAVKIISKKLAKHGVTSFMPTAMTNSWKTILKALKDVSLNKEWVSRNLGIHIEGPFIGMSKKGAHKPEYLIKGTKNRIDKMYEVSNNMLKKISFDPLMVDLDVFEYMQDKLGIIGSIGHSSASYQAADKFFKNGCYSVCHMWNAMSGVDSRNPGLLEASLYNDDVYTELIIDLLHVSKESIDFSIKLKGVDKIIAISDSIKPAYAPDGENISGDIPVIKKGNLITLKGTKTIAGSGITIHDAFKNIVKIGYSLNDAVKMTSYNSAKYLKINNLGKIEKGFLADLIILDKESLKIKEVYIDGKKIKG, encoded by the coding sequence ATGAATAAAAATATTGTCAAAATAGAAAATGTAAAAATTATTAACCCTGAACAGACTATAGAAAATGCAGATGTATATTTAATGGATAATAACATATATGAAATTGTCGAAAAAGAAGGTGAAGGTGAAAATATATTAATACCCGGTTTTATTGATACACATATTCACGGAATCTACAATCAAGATGTTATGGATGGTACCGAAGCAGTAAAAATAATATCTAAAAAACTTGCTAAACATGGTGTTACATCATTTATGCCAACAGCCATGACAAATTCTTGAAAAACAATTTTAAAAGCATTAAAAGATGTGTCTTTAAACAAAGAATGAGTATCTCGTAACTTAGGAATACATATTGAAGGTCCATTTATCGGAATGTCTAAAAAAGGTGCTCATAAACCTGAATATTTAATTAAAGGAACAAAAAATAGAATAGATAAAATGTATGAAGTTTCAAATAATATGCTTAAAAAAATATCTTTTGATCCATTAATGGTTGATTTAGATGTTTTCGAATATATGCAAGACAAATTAGGAATAATTGGTTCAATCGGTCATAGTAGTGCTTCTTACCAAGCGGCTGATAAATTCTTCAAAAATGGTTGTTATTCTGTTTGTCATATGTGAAACGCAATGTCTGGAGTTGATTCACGTAATCCGGGACTATTAGAAGCTTCACTTTATAATGATGATGTTTATACAGAGTTAATTATTGACTTATTACACGTATCAAAAGAATCAATTGACTTTTCAATCAAACTAAAAGGTGTAGATAAAATTATAGCAATTTCTGACTCTATTAAACCTGCATACGCGCCTGATGGTGAAAATATTTCTGGTGACATTCCGGTTATTAAAAAAGGTAATTTAATTACTTTAAAAGGGACTAAAACAATTGCAGGTTCAGGGATAACTATTCATGATGCATTTAAAAACATTGTAAAAATTGGGTATTCATTAAACGATGCTGTTAAAATGACATCTTACAATTCTGCAAAATATTTAAAAATTAATAATTTAGGTAAAATCGAAAAAGGATTTTTAGCCGATTTAATTATTCTAGATAAAGAATCACTAAAAATAAAAGAAGTATATATCGATGGTAAAAAAATAAAAGGATAA
- a CDS encoding N-acetylmuramic acid 6-phosphate etherase, with product MKKLDKYNLNELNELFIEANYKIANVYKEKAKNIEEIASMCIQTINNKGRIFYVGAGTSGRIGLLDALDFYPTYGEKNWFRYVIAGGDDAVLNSLEMNEDDFELGETNALENNIDENDLVIGLSASGNTKYVKGFLSKSKEKGAKTVLIANNKKGAIEEFSDYTLVLELDSEVIAGSTRLKSATMQKLILNAISTMTAIKTGKVYDEYMIDVKPINQKLVLRSIDMIVNIAKVDFEYAEEKYNEAKQNAKIAIVMILKNLNYEQAVEILEQNNSNLRKVIENE from the coding sequence ACTAGATAAATACAATTTAAATGAATTAAATGAGTTATTTATTGAAGCAAATTATAAGATTGCAAACGTTTATAAAGAAAAAGCAAAAAATATAGAAGAAATAGCTTCTATGTGTATCCAGACCATAAATAATAAAGGTAGAATATTTTATGTAGGAGCTGGAACGAGTGGTAGAATAGGATTACTTGATGCACTTGATTTTTATCCTACTTATGGTGAAAAAAATTGATTTAGGTATGTAATCGCTGGTGGCGATGACGCTGTTTTAAATTCATTAGAAATGAACGAAGATGACTTCGAATTAGGTGAAACTAACGCTCTAGAAAATAATATAGATGAAAACGACTTAGTAATTGGTTTAAGCGCTTCCGGAAATACAAAATATGTAAAAGGATTTTTATCAAAATCAAAAGAAAAAGGAGCAAAAACGGTTTTAATTGCTAATAATAAAAAAGGAGCAATTGAGGAATTTTCAGACTATACTTTAGTGTTAGAATTAGATAGTGAGGTTATTGCAGGATCAACTAGATTAAAATCTGCAACAATGCAAAAATTAATACTAAATGCAATTTCAACAATGACAGCGATTAAAACTGGTAAAGTTTATGATGAATATATGATTGATGTAAAACCTATAAACCAAAAACTAGTTTTAAGGTCGATTGATATGATTGTAAATATTGCCAAAGTAGATTTTGAATACGCAGAAGAAAAATATAATGAAGCTAAACAAAATGCTAAAATAGCTATAGTTATGATTTTAAAAAACCTAAATTATGAACAAGCAGTTGAAATATTAGAACAAAATAATTCAAATTTAAGAAAGGTCATCGAAAATGAATAA